The Leclercia adecarboxylata region AAAGTGAATTTCATGGTGTACGGTGCCGAGATGGTTTGCCACCTCCTGCGCGGCTTTCAGGTCCGGGGAACCTTCCAGGCCGACGGCGAAGGAGTGCAGCTGCGGCCACCAGGCTTCGGAGCGCTCCTGATCTTCAACGCGACGTGCGGCGTATTTCTTGGTGATAGCCGAGATAACGGACGAGTCCAGACCGCCAGAGAGCAGCACGCCGTACGGCACGTCTGACATCAGATGGCTTTTTACGGAATCTTCCAGCGCCTGGCGCAGTTCGTTTTTATCGGTAACGTTGTCTTTAACGGCATCGTACTCGAACCAGTCGCGCTGATAGTACTGGCGAATTTCGCCATCCTGGCTCCACAGGTAGCTGCCCGCCGGGAACTCTTTAATGGTGCGGCAAACCGGCACCAGGGCTTTCATTTCAGAGGCGACATAGAGGTTGCCGTGCTCATCGTGGCCCATATACAGCGGGATAATCCCGATGTGGTCACGACCAATCAGATAAGCATCTTTTTCGCTGTCATACAGGGCGAAGGCGAACATACCCTGCAGATCGTCAAGGAATTCCGGGCCTTTCTCCTGGTACATCGCCAGGATCACTTCGCAGTCAGAACCGGTCTGGAAGGTATAGCGATCGCCGTACTCCGCACGCAGCGCCTGATGGTTGTAGATTTCACCGTTGACCGCCAGCGCATGGGTTTTTTTCTCGTTGTATAACGGCTGGGCACCGGCGTTGACGTCCACAATCGACAGACGCTCATGCGCCAGAATCGCTTTGTCGCTGGCGTATACACCGGACCAGTCCGGGCCGCGATGGCGCATCAGACGGGACAGTTCCAGTGCTTTTTTGCGCAGTTCGACTGCGTCAGTTTTAATATCCAGTACGCCGAAAATTGAACACATAACCTTCTCCATTAACCCTGTTGCAGTGTGATGTTGCTTGCTTATGAAAATGCCGCAAAAGGGGAAGGGCAGCAAGCGTTTTGCCGGGGAAAAAACAAAAAGTGCAATGTCGATTGCTGAATGTTGAAAAAAGCGTACGTATTGAGCTGGTTTATTGATGATTATTCAATGATTGGTGTTTTTTATTAGGTACAGATCTATTTTTGCGGGGATAAAATGAAAAAACCACGTCCGGGGACGTGGTTTCGGATTACAGAACATCAATTTCCGCGACGGAGGGATAAATCCAGCTCGGCCTGAACGGCATAGAGTCGATGTCGTCCAGCGTGGATACCCCCGACAGGACCAGAATGGTTTCCAGCCCGGCCTGGAAGCCCGCCAGAATATCGGTGCGCAGGTTGTCACCGACGATCACCGTATCTTCCGAGTGAGCCTGCATCTTGTTGAGCGCCGCACGGATGATCCACGGGCTGGGCTTACCGACATAAAACGGCAGGCGGCCGGTCATCTTCTCAATACCGGCGCAGAGCGCGCCGCAGGCCGGATAAAAGCCGCGGCCGTGGGTATCCGGGTTGGTGGCGATAAAGCGGGCGCCGTTCGCCACAAAGAAGGCGGCCTTGTGCATCATCTCCCAGTTATAGGAGCGCGTTTCGCCAACGATAACGAAGTCAGGATTAACGTCGGTGATAGTGAAGCCCGCTTTGTATAACTCATGGATCAGCGCGCCTTCACCGACCACATAGGCTTTTTTGCCTTCCTGACGTTTCAGAAAATCAGCGGTCGCCATGGCTGAGGTATAAAACACGCTGTCGGGCACATTGATACCGGCGGTGGCAAAACGGTTCGCCAGATCCTGCCCTGTCTGCGACGGGAAGTTGGTGAGCAGAACCAGCGGCATGCCTTTTTCCATGATGCCGTTAAGAAATTCCGCTGCGCCCGGTACGGCAACGTTGTCGTGCATCAGCACGCCGTCGATATCACAAATAACATTCTTAATAGTCATGAACTTCCCGGCATCCAAAAAAGAAGGCGACACTATAAAACGCTGTCAGCTTTCCAGCAAACGCTGCAACAGGATACCGTTAAGCATGGCGCGTTTTACCAGCGCAAAGGCACCGATCGCCGAGCGGTCGTTCAGGGCGGATCGAACGACAGGCAGATTCTGGCGAAACGCCTTCAGCGCCTGAGTATTGATGCACCCTTCGATAGCGGGCAGCAGCACCTTTTCGGCTTCGGTAATTTCACCGGCGATCACCACTTTTTGTGGGTTAAAAAGGTTGATGGCGATGGCAATGGTTTTGCCCAGATGACGGCCAACCTGTTCGATTACCTCACTGGCTAGCGCATCGCCTTTATTGGCAGCCCGGCAGATCGCGTTGATTTTGCAGTCATCGAGCGTGACCCGGCTCTGATAGCCCTGTTCCAGCAGGTGGCGGACGCGTTGCTCAATGGCGGCGTTCGCCGCCACGGTTTCCAGACAGCCAAAGTTGCCGCAGTGGCAGCGCTCACCCAAGGGATCAACCTGAATGTGGCCAATCTCACCGACGTTGCCGTTACGGCCAATAAAGATGCGCCCGTTGGAGATGATCCCGGCACCGGTCCCCCGGTGTACGCGCACCAGAATTGAGTCTTCACAATCCTGGCTCGCACCAAAGTAGTGCTCTGCCAGCGCCAGACTACGAATATCGTGACCCACAAAGCAGGTGACGGAGAAGCGTTTTTCCAGCGCGTCGATCAGCGCCCAGTTCTCTACCTGAATATGCGGCATATAACGGATCACGCCGCTTTCGGGGTCGACGAGCCCGGGCAGGATCACCGAAATGGCGATCAGCTCACGGATTTTACGCTGGCAGGATTCAATGAACAGCTCGATGGCGTTGAGCAGCGCATGTTCAAGCGTTTCCTGCGTGCGTTCCGGCAGCGCGTAGTGCTCTTCAGCAATCGCCTTACTGCTCAGATCGTACAGGGTCAGGGTGGCATCATGACGGCCAAGGCGTACGCCGACGGCGTGGAAATGACGGGTTTCGGTAACAATCGAGATAGCGCGACGGCCCCCGGTGGAGGCCTGCTGATCCACTTCTTTGATCAGCCCGCGCTCAATGAGCTGACGGGTAATTTTCGTTACGCTGGCGGGGGCAAGCTGGCTCTGTTCTGCAATCTGGATCCGTGAGATGGGGCCGTGCTGGTCGATCAGTCGATATACCGCCGCACTGTTCAGCTGCTTTACCAGATCAACGTTGCCAATTTGAGCTTGTCCGCCAGGTGTCATACTTTTGTTTACTCTGTAACGACC contains the following coding sequences:
- the asnB gene encoding asparagine synthase B, with the translated sequence MCSIFGVLDIKTDAVELRKKALELSRLMRHRGPDWSGVYASDKAILAHERLSIVDVNAGAQPLYNEKKTHALAVNGEIYNHQALRAEYGDRYTFQTGSDCEVILAMYQEKGPEFLDDLQGMFAFALYDSEKDAYLIGRDHIGIIPLYMGHDEHGNLYVASEMKALVPVCRTIKEFPAGSYLWSQDGEIRQYYQRDWFEYDAVKDNVTDKNELRQALEDSVKSHLMSDVPYGVLLSGGLDSSVISAITKKYAARRVEDQERSEAWWPQLHSFAVGLEGSPDLKAAQEVANHLGTVHHEIHFTVQEGLDAIRDVIYHIETYDVTTIRASTPMYLMSRKIKAMGIKMVLSGEGSDEVFGGYLYFHKAPDAKELHEETVRKLQALHMFDCARANKAMSAWGVEARVPFLDKKFLDVAMRINPQDKMCGNGKMEKHVLRECFESYLPASVAWRQKEQFSDGVGYSWIDTLKEVAAKQISDQQLETASFRFPYNTPGSKEAYLYREIFEELFPLPSAAECVPGGPSVACSSAKAIEWDEAFKTMNDPSGRAVGVHQSAYQ
- the nagC gene encoding DNA-binding transcriptional regulator NagC; translated protein: MTPGGQAQIGNVDLVKQLNSAAVYRLIDQHGPISRIQIAEQSQLAPASVTKITRQLIERGLIKEVDQQASTGGRRAISIVTETRHFHAVGVRLGRHDATLTLYDLSSKAIAEEHYALPERTQETLEHALLNAIELFIESCQRKIRELIAISVILPGLVDPESGVIRYMPHIQVENWALIDALEKRFSVTCFVGHDIRSLALAEHYFGASQDCEDSILVRVHRGTGAGIISNGRIFIGRNGNVGEIGHIQVDPLGERCHCGNFGCLETVAANAAIEQRVRHLLEQGYQSRVTLDDCKINAICRAANKGDALASEVIEQVGRHLGKTIAIAINLFNPQKVVIAGEITEAEKVLLPAIEGCINTQALKAFRQNLPVVRSALNDRSAIGAFALVKRAMLNGILLQRLLES
- the nagD gene encoding ribonucleotide monophosphatase NagD is translated as MTIKNVICDIDGVLMHDNVAVPGAAEFLNGIMEKGMPLVLLTNFPSQTGQDLANRFATAGINVPDSVFYTSAMATADFLKRQEGKKAYVVGEGALIHELYKAGFTITDVNPDFVIVGETRSYNWEMMHKAAFFVANGARFIATNPDTHGRGFYPACGALCAGIEKMTGRLPFYVGKPSPWIIRAALNKMQAHSEDTVIVGDNLRTDILAGFQAGLETILVLSGVSTLDDIDSMPFRPSWIYPSVAEIDVL